From Candidatus Zixiibacteriota bacterium, a single genomic window includes:
- a CDS encoding cysteine desulfurase family protein, giving the protein MKLPIYMDHHATTPVDPRVLAAMMPYFGEKFGNAASVTHAFGWEAEEAVETARRQIAGAIGAQPKEIIFTSGATEADNLALKGIMRAAGPGSHLIISAIEHKAVLDCARRLEEEGTKVAYLPVGHDGLVDPEAVREAITDRTVLISIIHANNEIGVIQPLRAISRIAHERGIPVHTDAAQSLGRIPMDVVADGIDLLSLSAHKIYGPKGVGALYIRGGRPRIRLAPLMDGGGHERGLRPGTLPVPLVVGFGAAVEFAMGELPAESQRLAGLRDRLMHAIMEHLDGVRLNGALSPRLPNNLNLSFASVEGEAILLGLKDDVALSSGSACTSAIPEASHVLAAIGLTVELAHASVRFGLGRSNTAEEIDYVAGRVVETVQRLRRMSPLYRISQPPR; this is encoded by the coding sequence ATGAAACTGCCCATCTACATGGATCACCATGCGACGACGCCCGTCGATCCGCGGGTGCTGGCGGCGATGATGCCATACTTCGGCGAGAAGTTCGGCAATGCGGCCTCCGTGACACACGCCTTCGGCTGGGAAGCGGAGGAAGCGGTCGAAACCGCACGGCGTCAGATCGCCGGCGCCATCGGCGCGCAACCCAAGGAGATCATCTTCACGTCGGGCGCCACCGAAGCCGACAACCTGGCCCTCAAGGGAATCATGCGCGCGGCCGGACCGGGGAGCCACTTGATCATCTCCGCGATCGAGCACAAGGCCGTTCTCGACTGTGCCCGCCGACTGGAGGAGGAGGGGACGAAGGTCGCCTACCTGCCGGTGGGACATGACGGCTTGGTCGACCCCGAGGCCGTGCGAGAGGCGATCACCGACCGCACGGTGCTCATCTCCATCATCCATGCCAACAACGAGATTGGCGTAATCCAGCCGCTACGCGCCATCAGTCGGATCGCGCATGAGCGCGGCATACCTGTCCACACCGACGCTGCCCAGTCGCTGGGCCGCATTCCCATGGATGTGGTGGCGGACGGCATCGACCTGTTGTCGCTCTCCGCGCACAAGATCTATGGTCCCAAAGGGGTCGGCGCCCTGTACATCCGCGGCGGCAGGCCACGCATACGGCTGGCACCGCTGATGGACGGAGGCGGGCATGAGCGCGGACTTCGCCCCGGCACGCTCCCTGTACCGTTGGTGGTCGGCTTCGGCGCCGCGGTCGAATTCGCAATGGGTGAATTGCCGGCAGAGTCGCAGCGTCTCGCCGGGCTGCGCGACCGGCTGATGCACGCCATCATGGAGCACCTCGACGGCGTTCGTCTCAACGGCGCCTTGTCGCCCCGACTGCCCAACAATCTCAATCTGTCGTTTGCCTCGGTGGAAGGCGAGGCGATCCTCTTGGGACTGAAGGATGATGTCGCCTTGTCCTCGGGCTCGGCCTGCACATCGGCCATCCCGGAAGCCTCCCATGTCCTGGCCGCCATCGGCCTGACCGTGGAATTGGCCCACGCCTCGGTCCGCTTTGGGCTCGGTCGCTCCAACACGGCCGAAGAAATCGACTATGTCGCCGGGCGGGTCGTCGAGACCGTCCAGCGGCTGCGGCGCATGTCCCCTCTCTACCGGATCTCCCAGCCGCCCCGCTGA
- a CDS encoding YceI family protein, which yields MFKRPALVISAILVTALAAHGETFKIDPKHSHVDFTVRHLMISRVPGNFTGFSGTIEYDPQDTSKWAVDVQITTASINTGDSTRDKHLRSGDFLAVDSFPLITFKSTKVTPKGNGKFDVLGNLTMRGVTKPVTLNAEILGTMEDPRMGKRLGFAATTTIDRMDYGVSWNRTVEAGGLVVGHEVTIDLGVEAFIPKQ from the coding sequence ATGTTCAAACGCCCCGCGCTTGTTATATCCGCGATCTTGGTCACCGCACTGGCCGCCCACGGGGAGACCTTCAAGATCGACCCCAAGCACTCGCACGTTGATTTCACCGTGCGCCACCTGATGATCAGTCGTGTCCCAGGGAACTTCACCGGCTTCTCCGGCACGATTGAGTACGATCCCCAGGATACCAGCAAGTGGGCGGTGGATGTCCAGATCACCACTGCCAGCATCAATACCGGCGATTCGACGCGTGACAAGCACCTCCGCAGCGGCGACTTCCTCGCCGTCGACAGCTTCCCTTTGATCACGTTCAAGTCGACCAAGGTCACGCCCAAGGGGAACGGGAAGTTCGACGTTCTCGGCAATCTCACAATGCGTGGCGTCACCAAACCGGTGACCCTGAACGCCGAGATTTTGGGCACGATGGAAGACCCGCGCATGGGCAAGCGCTTGGGCTTCGCCGCGACAACGACGATTGACCGCATGGACTACGGCGTGAGCTGGAATCGGACCGTGGAAGCAGGCGGGCTGGTCGTGGGCCACGAGGTCACCATCGACTTGGGAGTTGAGGCGTTTATCCCCAAGCAGTAG
- a CDS encoding 2,3-bisphosphoglycerate-independent phosphoglycerate mutase, protein MSEHLAEQLGVKNDRRIVFLVMDGLGDIPFGAHTRTPLEAARKPNIDALLPQATTGLFDPVEPAITPGSGPGHLGLFGYDPRNHLIGRGVLEALGIDFPLGDDDIAARFNFCTLDAQRRITDRRAGRIGDDVNRRLVDRLNAMVRIPGPVEVIVRSVSEHRGLVVLRGGNLGGRVNDTDPQKEGVTPLPAQALDNESQPTAKILDQFVAAAEAALKDEPRANGLLLRGIDKRPPIPKIGERFPINAAAVATYPMYRGIARLVGMTVLDPPGDLAATMAAAAAVPASFDYLFVHIKYTDKAGEDGDYDRKVSVIEEVDRHLPVLMKSKPDVLVITGDHSTPAALKSHSWHPVPALLYAPGTVRPDNAPTFGERACQCGGLGHLPMRHLLPLALAHAQKLAKFGA, encoded by the coding sequence ATGAGTGAACATCTGGCCGAGCAACTGGGGGTCAAGAACGACCGACGCATTGTGTTCCTGGTGATGGATGGTCTGGGTGACATTCCCTTTGGCGCGCACACACGAACACCGTTGGAGGCGGCGCGCAAACCGAACATCGACGCGTTGCTGCCGCAGGCGACGACCGGCCTATTCGATCCGGTCGAACCGGCGATCACCCCCGGCTCGGGACCGGGGCATCTCGGGTTGTTCGGCTATGACCCACGCAACCACCTGATCGGACGCGGCGTCCTGGAGGCATTGGGGATCGACTTCCCGCTCGGCGATGACGACATTGCCGCTCGATTCAACTTCTGCACGCTGGATGCGCAACGCCGCATCACCGACCGCCGTGCCGGACGGATCGGCGACGACGTCAACCGGCGCTTGGTGGACAGACTCAACGCGATGGTGCGCATTCCCGGCCCGGTTGAAGTGATCGTGCGCAGTGTCTCGGAGCATCGCGGATTGGTCGTTCTGCGCGGCGGTAACCTTGGCGGCCGGGTGAACGATACCGATCCTCAAAAAGAGGGCGTGACGCCGCTGCCGGCACAGGCGCTGGACAACGAATCGCAACCAACCGCCAAGATTCTCGACCAGTTTGTCGCCGCCGCCGAAGCAGCACTGAAGGATGAACCGAGGGCCAATGGTCTGTTGCTACGGGGCATCGACAAGCGGCCGCCGATTCCCAAGATCGGCGAGCGCTTCCCAATCAACGCCGCCGCCGTTGCGACCTATCCAATGTACCGCGGCATCGCCCGTCTGGTCGGTATGACCGTCCTCGATCCGCCGGGCGACCTCGCCGCCACCATGGCCGCCGCGGCAGCGGTTCCCGCCTCGTTCGACTATCTATTTGTGCACATCAAATACACCGACAAGGCAGGTGAAGACGGCGATTACGACCGCAAGGTCTCGGTCATCGAAGAGGTCGACCGGCATCTGCCGGTCCTGATGAAATCGAAACCCGATGTGCTCGTGATCACTGGTGATCATTCGACGCCGGCGGCGCTGAAATCGCACTCGTGGCATCCGGTCCCGGCGCTGCTCTATGCGCCCGGCACGGTCCGTCCGGACAATGCACCGACGTTCGGTGAGCGCGCCTGTCAATGCGGGGGGCTGGGACATCTGCCGATGCGTCACCTGCTGCCACTGGCATTGGCGCATGCGCAGAAACTGGCCAAGTTCGGGGCGTAG
- a CDS encoding N-acetyltransferase: protein MSTIEIVPVDSTSEKRAFLRLPERLYAGDPHWVCPLRIERRDFFDPGKNPFFDNADVQLFLARCNRRWVGRISAHVYHPHNRVHNEKTGFFGFFECENDYAIAEALWNAARDWLRGRGMETMRGPANFTTNHEVGFLVDGFDQPPVLMMTYNPRFYPEFAERYGLGNAMDLYAYHLTEAEGLDPRIAGIMERVRKRTGVTIRTIDMSHFDDEVARVKLIYDGAWAPNWGFVPMNPAELRHMAKDLKQIVDPRIVLFAEIDSKPVGFSLTLPDINQALIRLRGRLFPFGLVKLLWLLKVRRVVHRARVLVLGILPEYQKRGIDNILYFETYQRGTSVGYSEGEFSWILETNTQMVAAAENLGSRRYKTYRMYDLPLT from the coding sequence ATGAGCACTATCGAGATCGTCCCAGTCGACTCTACTTCGGAGAAACGTGCCTTCCTCCGTCTCCCGGAACGGCTGTATGCCGGTGATCCCCACTGGGTCTGTCCGCTGCGCATCGAACGGCGCGATTTCTTTGACCCTGGGAAGAACCCGTTTTTCGACAATGCCGATGTGCAGTTGTTCTTGGCGCGATGTAATCGGCGTTGGGTCGGACGCATCTCGGCGCATGTCTATCACCCGCACAACCGCGTGCACAATGAGAAGACCGGATTCTTCGGCTTCTTTGAATGCGAGAACGATTATGCGATCGCCGAGGCGCTCTGGAATGCCGCTCGCGACTGGCTGCGCGGGCGCGGCATGGAGACGATGCGCGGTCCGGCCAACTTCACGACCAATCATGAAGTGGGGTTTCTGGTCGATGGGTTCGATCAGCCGCCGGTCCTGATGATGACATACAACCCCCGCTTCTATCCGGAGTTTGCGGAGCGCTACGGCCTGGGAAACGCGATGGACCTCTACGCCTATCACCTCACCGAGGCGGAAGGGCTCGATCCTCGCATCGCCGGCATCATGGAGCGCGTTCGAAAGAGGACCGGCGTCACGATTCGGACGATCGACATGTCCCACTTCGACGACGAAGTTGCGCGCGTCAAACTGATCTATGACGGCGCCTGGGCACCCAACTGGGGATTCGTGCCGATGAACCCCGCCGAACTCCGCCACATGGCCAAGGACCTCAAGCAGATCGTCGATCCGCGTATTGTCCTCTTCGCGGAGATCGACAGCAAACCCGTGGGCTTCTCCCTCACTCTGCCGGACATCAATCAGGCCCTGATCCGTTTGCGCGGACGCCTCTTCCCCTTCGGACTGGTTAAACTCCTGTGGCTGCTCAAAGTCCGTCGCGTGGTCCATCGCGCCCGCGTGCTCGTCTTGGGCATACTCCCCGAGTACCAAAAACGCGGGATTGACAACATCCTGTATTTCGAAACGTATCAGCGCGGCACATCGGTCGGCTATAGCGAAGGCGAGTTCTCGTGGATTCTGGAGACCAACACGCAGATGGTCGCCGCCGCTGAAAACCTCGGCTCCCGCCGGTATAAGACGTACCGGATGTACGATCTGCCGCTCACGTGA
- a CDS encoding iron-sulfur cluster assembly accessory protein: MPIPGEATSPTNRTDPTVHASVPVIDLTEAAAAEVRRLIDSRGLTDVYLRVGVQGGGCSGLSYLMDLDSNIGPHDKIFEVRGVKIIVDLKSALYLRGTVIDHANSLVGGGFKFSNPNASKSCGCGTSFSA, encoded by the coding sequence ATGCCAATACCCGGTGAAGCAACATCCCCAACCAACAGGACCGATCCAACCGTCCATGCATCGGTTCCAGTCATCGACCTGACCGAGGCGGCGGCCGCGGAGGTTCGTCGATTGATCGATTCCCGCGGTCTGACGGACGTCTATCTGCGAGTCGGCGTCCAGGGGGGCGGGTGTTCGGGGTTGAGCTACCTGATGGACCTCGATAGCAACATCGGCCCACACGACAAGATCTTCGAAGTCCGCGGGGTCAAGATCATTGTGGATCTGAAGAGCGCGCTGTACCTCCGTGGCACGGTGATCGACCACGCGAATTCTCTCGTCGGCGGGGGATTCAAGTTCAGCAACCCGAACGCGTCCAAGTCGTGCGGCTGCGGCACGTCGTTTTCCGCGTGA
- a CDS encoding EamA family transporter produces MPACRTGRTGSDKTMERWVVLAIVAGGLAGLYHVFTKLAAGRIPDVTAAFWLEATAIIVLGIYLSVIREQPWGPAVSRPGLVYAVAGGICVAIAGVLGFVVYRQGMLSVAAPIFVMGSVLVPVIVGIALLHEPVTWTRALGVGLAIVSTWLLLR; encoded by the coding sequence GTGCCCGCATGCCGGACTGGACGAACCGGGAGCGACAAGACGATGGAGCGCTGGGTCGTGTTGGCGATCGTGGCGGGGGGCCTGGCGGGACTCTACCACGTGTTCACCAAACTGGCGGCGGGGAGAATCCCCGATGTCACGGCGGCATTCTGGCTGGAGGCGACGGCGATCATCGTCCTGGGGATATACCTCTCGGTCATCCGGGAGCAACCGTGGGGGCCCGCTGTCTCGCGCCCGGGGTTGGTGTATGCGGTGGCGGGAGGCATCTGCGTGGCCATCGCCGGCGTCCTCGGATTCGTCGTCTACCGCCAGGGGATGCTGTCGGTCGCGGCGCCGATCTTCGTCATGGGTTCGGTCCTCGTGCCGGTAATTGTGGGCATTGCTCTGCTGCACGAGCCGGTGACCTGGACCCGCGCCCTCGGCGTGGGTTTGGCCATCGTGTCCACCTGGCTGCTGTTGCGGTGA
- a CDS encoding DUF2480 family protein, whose amino-acid sequence MPLFDLESFADDGVFREQSVRERFAAVDWEKYRGKTVHVRGCGSAVVPTWLYLMAAAHLALVARRITFGEERAPMTVFIRPTPTPGEAATPSTAGSASHGRAIG is encoded by the coding sequence ATGCCCCTCTTCGACCTTGAGTCCTTCGCCGACGACGGCGTCTTCCGTGAACAGAGCGTCCGCGAACGATTCGCGGCTGTGGACTGGGAGAAGTACCGTGGCAAGACCGTGCATGTCCGCGGCTGCGGCAGCGCTGTCGTGCCGACCTGGCTCTATCTGATGGCTGCGGCGCACCTCGCCCTGGTGGCCCGTCGGATCACCTTCGGCGAGGAGCGCGCTCCCATGACTGTCTTCATCCGGCCAACACCGACGCCAGGAGAAGCCGCCACTCCGAGTACCGCCGGCAGCGCAAGCCACGGGCGTGCAATCGGTTAG
- a CDS encoding right-handed parallel beta-helix repeat-containing protein, translating to MTLRTAVGMIVGLLWILIYPPDGQSKTTHISGDLQSALEHAVTGDTILLAPGTYEAKPVEFVDSLCGNCQDQRTKHRASHGFHVKDKSLWIVGAGADKTILVTKAGYGVFFDNAGTSGISHLAITGGIRDTCGMATDAGIVARHTRLVVENCWIRDNTEYPDSIIVGIGGVMGREGAELFIIDNRITNNTWDGIALYRGATAYIADNEIAGGRGAGIGITWDATATVLRNRVSGFWKGIGSFGATRVVCKNNIVFNLLGWGLIATGTSYMDCANNIVYQCGNCGFGLWGPDVHGRLTNNVFVKNGWREQWVCPRVGVWNYGHPIQFPMTNNVLWDNVEGDWRDMPDYTDEYGNVHADPMWDSLTFMPQAGSPLIDKGNLELNDTDGSPCDIGIYGGPQAFRHPVEVPRSSPVDTRKKK from the coding sequence ATGACATTGCGAACCGCAGTCGGCATGATTGTCGGGCTCCTGTGGATTCTCATCTACCCGCCCGATGGGCAGTCCAAGACAACCCACATTTCTGGTGACCTGCAATCGGCGCTTGAACATGCCGTAACAGGCGACACGATTCTTCTCGCACCCGGCACCTATGAAGCCAAACCGGTCGAATTCGTCGACTCCCTCTGCGGCAATTGCCAGGACCAGCGGACCAAGCACCGGGCGTCACATGGATTCCATGTGAAAGACAAGTCGCTGTGGATCGTCGGCGCCGGTGCCGATAAGACGATCCTCGTGACCAAGGCGGGGTATGGCGTCTTCTTCGACAACGCCGGGACATCGGGGATCTCCCATCTGGCGATCACCGGTGGCATACGCGACACCTGCGGCATGGCGACCGATGCCGGAATTGTCGCGCGCCATACGCGTCTCGTGGTCGAGAACTGCTGGATTCGGGACAACACGGAGTACCCCGATTCGATCATCGTCGGCATCGGCGGCGTGATGGGACGCGAAGGCGCGGAGCTGTTCATCATCGACAACCGCATCACCAACAACACCTGGGATGGGATCGCGCTCTACCGCGGCGCCACTGCCTACATCGCCGACAATGAGATCGCCGGTGGCCGCGGCGCGGGGATCGGGATCACCTGGGATGCCACGGCGACCGTCCTGCGCAACCGGGTCTCGGGATTCTGGAAGGGGATCGGCTCCTTCGGCGCCACCCGCGTCGTCTGCAAGAACAACATCGTGTTCAATCTGCTCGGCTGGGGACTCATCGCCACCGGAACCTCATACATGGATTGTGCCAACAACATCGTCTACCAATGCGGCAATTGTGGTTTCGGCCTGTGGGGACCGGATGTGCACGGGCGGCTGACCAACAACGTCTTCGTGAAGAACGGCTGGCGCGAGCAATGGGTCTGCCCGCGTGTCGGCGTGTGGAATTACGGCCATCCGATCCAATTCCCGATGACCAACAATGTCCTCTGGGACAATGTCGAAGGTGACTGGCGCGATATGCCCGACTACACCGATGAATACGGCAATGTCCACGCCGATCCGATGTGGGACTCATTGACCTTCATGCCCCAAGCGGGGTCACCCCTAATCGACAAAGGCAACCTCGAACTGAATGACACCGATGGGTCGCCGTGCGACATCGGCATCTACGGCGGGCCGCAGGCATTCCGACATCCGGTCGAAGTCCCCCGCAGCTCGCCGGTGGATACGCGCAAGAAGAAATAG
- a CDS encoding sodium-translocating pyrophosphatase translates to MGVSSYMFLILGISVATLLFVAWLAKHVLRHDTGTPAMRAISDAIREGAEAFMRRQYGTIALLSVVLAAIIFVLYGFVRAHHDFDPIESRLSLAWWITLSFVLGALCSGIAGFIGMWISIRSNIRAASASTRSLNEALRVALRGGAVSGLLVVAMSLLGVGGLYWLVSATTSVALEKIPLMIVGYGFGASFVALFAQLGGGIYTKAADVGADLVGKVEAGIPEDDPRNPAVIADLVGDNVGDCAGRGADLFESTAAENIGAMILGAGVALAAARQGVAFAAGAVGVMLFPLVARAFGIIASIIGIMVVKARENEDPMKALNRGYSVAVVLAMIAFGIASRWLLHIEARPNAWLYFFASGLIGVLTSVAFVYITQYYTEYKYRPVREIAEASQTGPATNIITGMAVAMECTALPVITISIAILASYFLGEAALPGGGFFGTAVATMGMLATAAYILAMDTFGPITDNAGGIIEMSHQPEEIRKKTDRLDAVGNTTKALTKGYAIGSAALAAFLLFNAYMDEIANYTGAVFPGVDIAKPAVFIGALLGAMLVFLFSALAIRAVGKAAYYVINDVRAQFKEKPGILQGTDKPDYGRCVDIVTRGALRQMILPGILAVGMPVAVGVIFRMFITEGDRLIAAEAVAALLMVGTIAGIIVATMLNNGGGAWDNAKKWIEAGMFGGKRSDAHKAAVVGDTVGDPFKDTAGPSLHVLIKLLSTITLVLAPLFI, encoded by the coding sequence ATGGGCGTCAGCAGTTACATGTTCCTGATCTTGGGTATCAGTGTCGCCACCCTGTTGTTTGTCGCTTGGCTGGCCAAACACGTCTTGCGCCACGACACCGGCACGCCGGCGATGCGGGCGATCTCCGATGCCATCCGTGAGGGTGCCGAGGCGTTCATGCGTCGGCAATACGGGACCATCGCGCTTCTGAGCGTCGTGCTCGCCGCGATCATCTTCGTCCTGTATGGGTTCGTCCGAGCCCACCATGATTTCGACCCGATCGAATCCCGGCTGTCGCTGGCGTGGTGGATCACGCTATCATTCGTGCTGGGGGCGCTCTGTTCCGGGATCGCCGGCTTTATCGGCATGTGGATTTCGATCCGGTCCAACATCCGCGCCGCCAGCGCCTCGACCCGCTCGCTGAATGAGGCGCTGCGCGTGGCTTTGCGCGGCGGGGCCGTCTCCGGGCTTCTGGTCGTGGCGATGAGCCTCTTGGGAGTCGGGGGATTGTACTGGCTGGTGTCGGCGACGACCAGTGTGGCGCTGGAGAAGATTCCCCTGATGATCGTCGGCTACGGATTCGGGGCTTCTTTCGTGGCGCTCTTCGCCCAGTTGGGCGGTGGAATCTACACGAAAGCGGCCGATGTCGGCGCTGATCTGGTCGGGAAAGTCGAGGCGGGGATTCCTGAGGATGATCCGCGCAATCCCGCCGTGATCGCGGATTTGGTCGGCGACAACGTGGGTGACTGTGCCGGTCGTGGCGCCGACCTCTTCGAGTCGACTGCGGCCGAGAACATCGGCGCCATGATTCTCGGCGCCGGTGTGGCGCTGGCCGCCGCCCGGCAGGGGGTCGCCTTTGCCGCCGGGGCGGTCGGCGTGATGCTCTTCCCACTGGTCGCCCGTGCTTTTGGGATCATCGCCTCGATCATCGGCATCATGGTAGTCAAAGCGCGCGAGAATGAGGATCCGATGAAGGCGCTCAATCGCGGCTACTCGGTCGCGGTTGTCCTAGCCATGATCGCCTTCGGGATCGCCTCCCGCTGGCTGTTGCACATCGAGGCCCGGCCGAACGCCTGGCTGTACTTCTTTGCCAGCGGCCTGATCGGCGTTTTGACCTCCGTCGCCTTCGTCTACATCACCCAGTACTACACCGAATACAAGTACCGGCCGGTGCGGGAAATCGCCGAGGCCTCCCAGACCGGCCCCGCCACCAACATCATCACCGGGATGGCGGTGGCGATGGAGTGTACGGCGCTCCCGGTGATCACGATCTCGATTGCGATCCTTGCCTCCTACTTCCTCGGCGAGGCGGCTCTGCCGGGGGGTGGCTTCTTCGGGACCGCGGTGGCGACGATGGGGATGCTGGCCACCGCCGCCTACATTCTCGCCATGGACACCTTCGGTCCGATCACCGACAACGCCGGCGGGATCATTGAGATGAGCCATCAGCCGGAGGAGATCCGCAAGAAGACCGACCGTCTCGATGCCGTGGGGAACACCACCAAGGCGCTGACCAAGGGGTACGCCATCGGCTCGGCGGCGCTGGCGGCGTTTCTGCTGTTCAATGCCTACATGGATGAGATCGCCAACTACACCGGCGCGGTCTTTCCCGGCGTGGACATCGCCAAGCCGGCGGTCTTCATCGGCGCCCTTCTGGGTGCCATGCTCGTCTTCTTGTTCTCGGCGTTGGCGATCCGGGCGGTCGGCAAGGCGGCCTATTACGTCATCAACGACGTCCGCGCCCAGTTCAAGGAGAAGCCCGGCATTCTGCAGGGGACCGACAAGCCCGACTATGGCCGCTGCGTCGACATCGTCACCCGCGGCGCTCTGAGGCAGATGATCCTTCCGGGGATTCTGGCAGTGGGGATGCCGGTCGCCGTCGGTGTGATCTTCCGCATGTTCATCACCGAGGGGGATCGTCTGATCGCCGCCGAGGCGGTGGCGGCGCTGCTCATGGTGGGGACGATCGCCGGTATCATCGTCGCGACCATGCTCAACAACGGCGGCGGCGCTTGGGACAATGCCAAGAAGTGGATCGAGGCGGGAATGTTCGGCGGCAAGCGCTCCGATGCTCACAAGGCGGCGGTCGTCGGCGACACCGTCGGCGATCCCTTCAAGGACACCGCCGGACCCTCGCTGCACGTCCTGATCAAGCTGCTTTCGACGATCACGCTCGTGCTGGCGCCGTTGTTCATTTAG
- a CDS encoding A/G-specific adenine glycosylase, with translation MSAIASPDNRALYTRLRRWFGRHARTLPWRGETDPYRIWVSEILLVQTTATVAMKRYLRFLQRFPTLASLSRAPLGNVMKEWEGLGYYHRARHLHRAARLIQTEHGGLFPSTDTAIRALPGVGDYVAAAIMNFCFGRRIPPIDANVARVAARLFAIRGDVRSGAVRTAIRRRLERLMTIGRGALWTDALIEVGALVCLPRHPRCGECPLRADCRARHVGDPTGYGLPPGRPLRRHVNVACGIIRRADGRILIAQRPEDGLLPGLWEFPGGKRQGNESLAETCRREIREELGITVAVGVKRMVIPHAYSHYNVRLHVFECRYLSGIPRPLGCQRFRWVRLGELARLAFPAANRQIIEAIMAG, from the coding sequence ATGTCGGCAATCGCGTCCCCCGATAACCGTGCCCTCTACACACGGCTGCGCCGCTGGTTTGGGCGTCATGCACGAACGTTGCCGTGGCGCGGTGAGACCGACCCCTACCGTATCTGGGTCTCTGAGATCCTCTTGGTCCAGACGACAGCTACAGTGGCGATGAAGCGCTACCTTCGGTTTCTGCAGCGGTTTCCCACATTGGCGTCGCTGTCGCGGGCCCCGTTGGGCAATGTAATGAAGGAATGGGAGGGACTGGGCTACTATCATCGCGCCCGCCATTTGCACCGCGCGGCGCGTCTGATCCAGACAGAACACGGCGGCTTGTTCCCGTCGACCGACACGGCGATTCGCGCCCTTCCCGGCGTCGGCGACTACGTGGCGGCGGCCATTATGAATTTCTGCTTCGGGAGACGGATTCCCCCGATCGACGCCAATGTGGCGCGGGTGGCGGCGCGTTTGTTCGCCATTCGCGGCGATGTGCGTTCGGGCGCAGTCCGCACGGCGATCCGCCGTCGATTGGAGCGGCTGATGACGATCGGGCGCGGGGCGCTCTGGACCGATGCGTTGATTGAAGTTGGCGCGTTGGTCTGTCTGCCGCGCCATCCGCGTTGTGGTGAATGCCCCTTGCGTGCAGACTGCCGCGCGCGGCACGTGGGGGACCCGACTGGGTATGGTCTGCCGCCGGGGCGACCGTTACGCCGCCATGTCAATGTCGCCTGCGGCATCATCCGCCGCGCCGACGGACGCATTCTGATTGCCCAGCGGCCGGAGGACGGGCTTCTCCCCGGGCTGTGGGAATTCCCCGGCGGCAAGCGCCAAGGGAACGAGTCGCTGGCCGAGACGTGCCGTCGTGAGATTCGCGAGGAATTGGGAATCACCGTGGCCGTCGGGGTCAAGCGCATGGTGATTCCCCATGCCTACAGCCACTACAATGTCAGACTGCATGTCTTTGAGTGCCGCTATCTGTCGGGCATCCCGCGCCCCCTGGGCTGCCAGCGTTTTCGTTGGGTCCGGCTCGGAGAGCTGGCCCGGTTGGCGTTTCCGGCGGCCAACCGGCAGATCATCGAGGCCATCATGGCCGGCTAA
- a CDS encoding YbhB/YbcL family Raf kinase inhibitor-like protein → MARRIACLWLTLMVAVVACRATDDPAKSTKGGKQMLLTITSTAFTEGGMIPAKYTCDGADISPPLSWNGVPKEAKSLALICDDPDAPAGTWVHWVIFNVPPDSAGLPEKVPPDSTLPNGTWQGTNDFRKVGYGGPCPPGGTHRYYFKLYALDTALNLTGRVTKADLLGAMDKHILAEAQLMGKYRRK, encoded by the coding sequence ATGGCACGACGCATTGCCTGTTTGTGGCTCACGCTGATGGTTGCCGTAGTGGCCTGCCGGGCGACAGATGACCCGGCAAAGTCGACCAAGGGAGGTAAGCAGATGCTCCTCACCATCACCAGCACCGCCTTCACCGAAGGCGGCATGATTCCGGCGAAGTACACCTGTGACGGCGCCGACATCTCGCCGCCGCTGTCTTGGAACGGTGTACCCAAGGAAGCGAAGAGTCTGGCGCTGATCTGTGACGACCCCGATGCGCCGGCGGGAACCTGGGTCCACTGGGTGATCTTCAACGTCCCGCCCGATTCCGCCGGTCTACCGGAAAAAGTACCGCCGGATTCGACTCTCCCGAATGGAACGTGGCAGGGAACCAATGATTTCCGCAAGGTCGGTTATGGCGGCCCCTGCCCACCCGGAGGAACGCACCGCTATTACTTCAAGCTCTACGCGCTGGACACCGCGTTGAATCTCACGGGGCGCGTGACCAAGGCCGATCTCCTGGGGGCGATGGACAAGCACATCCTGGCCGAGGCGCAGTTGATGGGGAAGTATCGGAGGAAGTAG